The genomic region CCACAAGCCTGAATAATTTAGCAGAACTCTACCGCTCCCAAGGCAAGATGAGTCAAGCTGAACCTTTATACCAGCAAGCCTTAGCCATGTTGCAACGGCTGTTTGAAGGCGACCACCCTCATATTGCCACAAGCCTGAATAATTTAGCATTGCTCTACTATTCCCAAGGCAAGCTGAGTCAAGCCGAACCTTTATTCCAGCAAGTCTTAGCCATGCGGCAACGGCGGTTTGAAGGCGACCACCCTGATATTGCATTAAGCCTGAATAATTTAGCAGAACTCTACCAATCCCAAGGCAAGCTGAGTCAAGCCGAACCTTTATACCAGCAAGCCTTAGCCATGTGGCAACGACTGTTTCCAGGCGACCACCCTGACATTGCATTAAGCCTGAATAA from Planktothrix serta PCC 8927 harbors:
- a CDS encoding tetratricopeptide repeat protein, with product YQQALAMWQRLFPGDHPDIALSLNNLGYLYYFQGKLSQAEPLFQQVLAMQQRLFEGDHPDVAQSLNNLAGLYQSQCKLSQAEPLLQQALAMWQRLFEGDHPHIATSLNNLAELYRSQGKMSQAEPLYQQALAMLQRLFEGDHPHIATSLNNLALLYYSQGKLSQAEPLFQQVLAMRQRRFEGDHPDIALSLNNLAELYQSQGKLSQAEPLYQQALAMWQRLFPGDHPDIALSLN